The proteins below are encoded in one region of Podarcis raffonei isolate rPodRaf1 chromosome 8, rPodRaf1.pri, whole genome shotgun sequence:
- the LOC128420276 gene encoding galectin-7-like, with the protein MAIVPDNFNIPFYRAIPQGLEPESWVLLEGTIPPQGKRFYVDFSSRQVEEGNKPLRLTVSFEGPPSSPGWVTLNSFADQQWGEGLTVMAPFRRGQEFRIQIIVTRMGYKILEKDISLCEFRHRLSPKSIRFLEVDGEVKLQNVAVSWEGNRAPRGRILPTLGMGRYAY; encoded by the exons AATATACCATTTTACCGGGCTATCCCGCAAGGCCTGGAACCAGAGTCGTGGGTGCTGCTGGAAGGTACCATTCCACCACAGGGCAAAAG GTTCTATGTGGACTTTTCTTCCAGACAAGTTGAGGAGGGGAACAAGCCACTGAGGCTGACGGTCAGCTTTGAGGGACCCCCGTCTTCCCCAGGCTGGGTGACCCTCAACAGCTTCGCGGACCAGCAGTGGGGTGAGGGTCTGACGGTGATGGCCCCTTTCCGGCGAGGCCAGGAGTTCAGGATTCAAATCATCGTCACCCGGATGGGCTACAAG ATCCTGGAAAAAGACATCTCCCTTTGTGAGTTCCGCCACCGCCTCTCACCAAAGAGCATTCGCTTCCTGGAGGTCGACGGGGAAGTCAAGCTCCAGAACGTGGCTGTCAGCTGGGAGGGCAACAGAGCACCAAGGGGCCGCATCCTGCCAACATTGGGCATGGGCCGCTACGCATATTAG